GTCCGCACGCCCCAGCGCGGCGAGAAGGTGGACCTGATGAACATGGTCGAGGCCAACGCGAGGCTCCTTCTCAGCGAGTGGAAGCTGCAGCAGGAGAAGCGCGAGGAGGACCGGATCCCGCGGAGCGTGCTCAGCCTCCAACGCGACCTCCGCCTCAAGAACCCGCCCCGGCGGATCGAGTGCTTCGACATCTCCCACCTCGGCGGGACCGGGACCGTGGCCAGCTGCGTCGTCTTCCAGGACGGCCGCCCGCGCAAGAGTGACTACCGGACCTACAAGATCCGGACGGTCGAGAGCGGCAAGCCGGACGACTTCCAGTCGATGCGCGAGGTCGTCGAGCGGCGCTACGCGCGGCTGCTCGAGGAGAACGGGCCGTGGCCGGACCTCGTGATCATCGACGGCGGGAAGGGCCAGCTCTCGTCGGCCGTCGAGTCGCTGCGGCGGGTGGACGTGTACGGCAAGTTCCCGGTCGTCGGGCTGGCGAAGCGGCTCGAGGAGGTGTTCGTCCCCGGCGAGAGTGGGTCGACGATGATCCCGCGAACGTCGTCGTCGCTCCGCCTGATCCAGCGTGTCCGCGACGAGGCCCACCGGTTCGCCGTTACGGCCCAGCGGAAGCAGCGGCGGATCAAGGACCTCCGGAGCGAGCTCCTCGACATCCCGGGCGTCGGGGCGAAGACGGCCAAGAAGCTCCTCACGCAGCTCGGCAGCGTGAAGGCGGTGAAGGCGGCGAGCGAGGACGAGATCGCCGCGGTCACGGGACCCGCGGTCGCGCGCGCCATCCGCCAGCACTACGACACGCCAGACGAAAAGCCCGAGGCGGACTGATCCGTCGCCGGATCTCCCCGCCTCGGCGGAACGCTGGGGTCACTCGACGCGGCGACAGAACGGTCTCGTTCCGCATCGGCACGGCGTTGAGAGGACGGTGCGACAGACATCCGGTCTTCCCCATGCGCCGCCGCCTGATCGCCGTCTTCGTCGCCCTCGACGGGCTCTGTGCCCTGGCCTCGCCCCTGCTGGCGCCGGCCCTCCTGCCGAGCCCCCAGCCAGAGTCGACGTACGTGGAGATCGCCGGGATGTGCGTCGAGGAAGCACCGGACCTCGGCGCCGGCCTGGGGGGCCGACTCGTCGACATGTCGTTCTGCGCGGGGGCGTAGACCGACAGAGTTCGCACCGGGAGCGCCCCGGGCCGCTTGTGGTGGGCGGCCCGGGGCGTTCTTCTTTTGGTTGCGCTCGTCGGGGGAGGCGGCGACCTTGCCGGCCCCTCTCCCGCCCTTCATGCTCAACTACATCTGGGCCGGCCTCATCATCATCAGCCTCGTGTTCGCGCTGGCCGCCGACACGCGCGACCTGCTGCAGGACACGTACCGGAACGACGCGCCGCTGCCGGTCCGCGTCGAGTTCGACCGGCCGTACGACGCCGAGGCCCCCCGCCAGCCCGCGCGCCTCGTCATCGACTCGACGGCGTTCCAGGCGTTCTACGGGCTCGACGAGGGGGCGCCGGAGGCCAGCTACGAGGCGCGCGTCCGCCGGACGGAAAGCGGAGGGCTTGAGCTCGTCCTCGCCGACGCCGAGGCCGCGCTGCCCGCACCGCTCGACGCGATCCGGGACGCGACGAACCCCGGCGAGGGCATCCTCCAGGGCGAGCTCGTCGGGCTCCGGCTCGCGCCAGACGGGGCGGCGGCCACCGGCGGACTCCGCTTCCTGCCGGTCCGGTTCGTCAAGCTCGGCGCCATCACGGCGGCGGCCATCGAGTTCGCCGAGGTCGCCGTGACCATCGCCATCGGCCTGATCGGG
This sequence is a window from Rubrivirga marina. Protein-coding genes within it:
- a CDS encoding nucleoside recognition domain-containing protein, whose protein sequence is MLNYIWAGLIIISLVFALAADTRDLLQDTYRNDAPLPVRVEFDRPYDAEAPRQPARLVIDSTAFQAFYGLDEGAPEASYEARVRRTESGGLELVLADAEAALPAPLDAIRDATNPGEGILQGELVGLRLAPDGAAATGGLRFLPVRFVKLGAITAAAIEFAEVAVTIAIGLIGVLVLFLGLSRIAEDAGIIHALVKLVRPVLGPLFPEIPKDHPAMGMIALNMAANMFGLGNAATPFGIKAMEEMQELNQTPDTATNSMAMFLAINTASVQLIPPVTLIAIIGLETNNVYFPILFTTAGSLAIAIVATKLLQRLPRYRATDPARLDADAAPTPDAA